TCGCCGGCGGCCTTCTCCTCGTCGGTCAGGTAGCTGTCCCGGTGATCGGGCTCGCCTGCCAGCACGCGCGTCACGCAGGTGCCACACACACCTTGTCCGCACGACGTCAGCACGTCCACGCCGTGTTGCGCGAGCGACTCGACGACCGTACACCCGGCTGGCACTTCGACCGACACGCCGCTGCTTGCGATGCGCACCGTAAAGCTGCTCTCTTCACGCGCATCTGCATTCGCAGCCACACTCGCGAAGAACTCATGATGCAGTCGATGATCGGCCCAGCCTTGCGACCGCGCTTCGGCCAGCACCGACTCCATGAAACCGCGTGGACCGCACACGTAGAGATGCGTGTGCGCGGTCGCCGCCGCGATCACCGCGGCGATATCGAACGCTTGATGCGCAGCCGCATCGTCGAAATGAATCTGCACGCGTTCTTGAAATGCGGAGGCCGCCAGCCGCTCGACGAACGCCGCCCGCTCGCGTGAACGCGCGCAATAGTGCATGTCGAATGGCGCATTCTGCGCGGCGAGATGCTCGGCCATCGCGAGGATCGGCGTCACGCCGATACCGCCCGCGAGCAGCAGATGGCGGGCTGCCTGCGCGTCCACCGGAAAATGGTTGCGCGGCGCGCCGATCCGGATCAAGTCACCCTGTCGCACCTGATCGTGCATCGCCATCGAACCGCCCCGTCCGTTCGCATCGCGCAGCACCGCAATTTCGTAGCAGTCGTTGCGAGCCGGATTGCCGCATAGCGAATACCGGCGAATGAGCCCACCTGGAAGATGCACGTCGACATGCGCGCCCGCGTCGAAGCCGGGTAGCGGCGCGCGATCCGGGCGACGCAGTTCGAAACCGCAGATGCCGTGCGCCTCATCCCACTTGCGCACCACTTCGACCGTCAACGTGGCGTCGTTCACGAAGCCTCCTTCGTCGACACGACCGGCTTGATCGGCACAACCGGCATGCCCTCGTGCGCTACCTGTTGCGATCGCTCTTCGGCCAGCAGACGGTCGATGATCTTGCGGGACAACACCCCGCCCGCATCGATATTGAGCTTCAGCAGCGAACGCTCCGGCCACGCCAGCAGGTTTTGCTGCTGACGCTCGAGCATCTGCAGATCCTCGGCAAAGATTTTTCCTTGACCTTCGCGGATTTGCGCGGTCAGGTCCACGTCGTCCGGCCGGAAATTGCGCGCCATGC
The sequence above is drawn from the Paraburkholderia phenazinium genome and encodes:
- a CDS encoding PDR/VanB family oxidoreductase yields the protein MNDATLTVEVVRKWDEAHGICGFELRRPDRAPLPGFDAGAHVDVHLPGGLIRRYSLCGNPARNDCYEIAVLRDANGRGGSMAMHDQVRQGDLIRIGAPRNHFPVDAQAARHLLLAGGIGVTPILAMAEHLAAQNAPFDMHYCARSRERAAFVERLAASAFQERVQIHFDDAAAHQAFDIAAVIAAATAHTHLYVCGPRGFMESVLAEARSQGWADHRLHHEFFASVAANADAREESSFTVRIASSGVSVEVPAGCTVVESLAQHGVDVLTSCGQGVCGTCVTRVLAGEPDHRDSYLTDEEKAAGEYFLPCCSRSRSPVLVLDL